CACCTCGGCGACGGACTGGACCAGGAGGCCCAAATGGCGATCTTGGAGGCCGTGAGATGGCACAATAAAAAGGCGCTGCCCGATACTGGCGAGATAACGCCCCAAGTTATGCCCTTTTGCCAGCTTGCCCGGGACGCCGACAAACTAGATATTTTCGCCCTGGTATCGCGCCGGATAGACGAGGGAACGGTGCTAGAGCTGTTGCCTCGCCACAAGATCGACGCGCCTCTTTCCGCCGCGCTGCTCGACGAAGTGGAAGCGCAATGGAGCGGGTCGTACAAAAACGCCTCTTCCCTGTTGGATTTTTTGCTGATCCAATTAACCTGGTCTCTGGATGTCAACTTTGCCCCATCCTGGGAGATGCTGCAAAGCAGCGGCGTGCTTACGCGTATCCGGGACCGATTTCCCAAGAACGACGCCAGAGTTCAGACTTTGTTAGACCGGCTTTTTGTCCGCATGGAGGAGCGCCAAAAGACTGTCGCCGCCATGGCGACAGCATATTTCTGAGGAGGAGGTTTTTTTGATGAAACGAAGCTTATCGATTTTTTCCCTTTTGTTTATGACGATCATGGCGTTGACGATTTTCGTTACGCCGGGGTGGGCCTGGAGCGGAAAACTGGCCTGGACTTACGACACTCAATCCCCCATCTCCAGCTCCATCTCCGTGGCGGGGGGATTAGTCTTGGCGGGCGATAGCGCCGGCGCGCTTCACGCCATCTACGTGGCGTCGGGTCAGAGGGCTTGGGTCCACAACGGAACGAGCAGCATCGTGGGGCAGCCCACGGTATCGGGTGAGAGCGTGATTATCGCTCAGGCGGAGGGCACAATAACGGCGCTCTCCTTGTCCAACGGCAAGGTACTGTGGAGATACTCACCTCCCGACTACGCCTCGGAAACCCTGATGGACGGCGCGTCGGTGGGCGACGGCAAAGTCTTTTTCTCCAAAGGAGACGGCAAGATGACGGCGCTTTCCGAAGCGAACGGAAAACCACTCTGGACCTACGACACCGGGCAAGAGCTGCGCAACGCTCCTTATTTTTCCAATGGCTTCATTTTTCTGGGGGAACAGCGGGGCCTCTTCAGCGCGATAAATCCCGAAACGGGCAAGCGAGACTGGGGTGGGGGCGCGGGGGGCCCCATCAATACCCCAATGACCGAGGAGGGCAACG
This genomic interval from Synergistaceae bacterium contains the following:
- a CDS encoding HD domain-containing protein, giving the protein MFVDLEKVKKGFDRYVQSFDLSAPMIRLKYQHSYDVMKIGTTLMDALAWPEDRAQVGIAACLLHDTGRFSQYRDFGTYYDGASTDHGERGYQELRAAFSAFSNFSKEGHFKEGDFKEEHLGDGLDQEAQMAILEAVRWHNKKALPDTGEITPQVMPFCQLARDADKLDIFALVSRRIDEGTVLELLPRHKIDAPLSAALLDEVEAQWSGSYKNASSLLDFLLIQLTWSLDVNFAPSWEMLQSSGVLTRIRDRFPKNDARVQTLLDRLFVRMEERQKTVAAMATAYF
- a CDS encoding PQQ-binding-like beta-propeller repeat protein, whose product is MKRSLSIFSLLFMTIMALTIFVTPGWAWSGKLAWTYDTQSPISSSISVAGGLVLAGDSAGALHAIYVASGQRAWVHNGTSSIVGQPTVSGESVIIAQAEGTITALSLSNGKVLWRYSPPDYASETLMDGASVGDGKVFFSKGDGKMTALSEANGKPLWTYDTGQELRNAPYFSNGFIFLGEQRGLFSAINPETGKRDWGGGAGGPINTPMTEEGNVYFSSWDGSVHSVKIQGIIPQWKANVGDPVTTRPCVEGDKVFVGTAKGKVVALSKDNGGILWTFETGGGTVVGTPVAAEGLVFVGGGQGTLFALDGNSGAARFTFSTGGGINGTPAFAGGVLFLGSADGKIYAIR